Genomic segment of Marispirochaeta aestuarii:
CCGGGAACCATTTTTCCGCCGATCTCCCTGGCGCTTATGAGCTGGGCGATTCCCCGGCCTGCGGTAAATAATATAAGAGTGGCAACCATGGCCTGTATTTTCAACCGGGATACAAGGAATCCGTTGAAGGCTCCGCAGGCCATCCCGGCCAGAAGGGCAAGGCCGATGCTGAGAAACATTGGTGTGGCGTAGGCATCATAGCTTGCCCCCAGCAGGCGAACGCATACCGCAGCCGCCACCGCACCGACAGCCCCCACAGAAATATCGATCCCCCCGGTGGCAATTACCAGGGTCATGCCGACGGCAAGTATGATGAGCTCGCTGGCACGGTTGATAATATCGATTATGTACCCGTAAAGTACGCCATTCTGAATGGAGATATTAAAAAACGTGGGGGTCTCGATGATGTTGATTATCAGAACGAGACAGAGAGCAAATATGGGTAAAAACAGCTGCTTTTTAGAAAGTGCAAGCGCTGCGTTCTTCAGCTTTCGTAATTCAGGATTCATGGGTCTGAGCTCCTCCGGCAATGGCCGTCATAACGTCATGCTGGGTAATATCATCGTTGTTCAGCTCTCCGACTTTCTGCCTGTCGCACAGAATACAAAGCCGGTTAACGGTCCGCAGCATTTCTTCTATCTCCGAGCTGATAAAGAGCACGGTAACCCCCTGTTTCGCCAGATCAATAATCAGCTTCTGGATCTCCGTCTTGGTACCAACGTCAATACCGCGGGTAGGCTCATCGAGGATCAGAAATTCCGGATTCGTGATAAGCCATCTGCCGAGGATTACCTTCTGCTGGTTCCCGCCGGAGAGCTGCTTTACCAGTGTTTCCGGCGATGGTGTCTTTATCTGAAGGAGCTCGATGTACTTCTCCGCCAGTTCATTCTGTTTTGCTTCCGGCAGAAGTTTCAGGATCCCGGTCTTGGCCTGCAGGGCTATCAGCAGGTTTTCCCGAACCGAGAGATCTTCTAGAATTCCCTCCTCCTTGCGGTCTTCCGGCAAAAAGGCCATTCCCAGTTTCATTGAATCGATGGGAGCCCTGGTGCGCACCGGGGTCTCCCTGACAAGGAGTTCCCCCCTGTCCGGTTTCTCGGCACAGTAGAGCAGCCGCGCCAGTTCGGATCTTCCCGAACCCAGCAGACCGGCGAGGCCTATGACCTCTCCCTTCTTGATAATCAGGTTAAAGGGGTCGATCATTCCGGCCCTGGTCAGATCCCTGGCCCTGACCATTATTGACTCGGTACTGCCGGAATCGGAATCAGCCTTGACACTTTTTATCTCTGCCAGATCGTCAAATTCACGCCCCAGCATCCGGGCAACGAGCTGAACCTTCGGAAGTTCCGCGACACGGTAGGTTCCGACCAGTGCCCCGTTTCTCAGTACAGTTATTGAATCGCAGATCTCATAGACCTGTTCAAGAAAGTGGGTGACAAAGATGATACCAACTCCCTGCTTTTTGAGGTTTCTCATGACCTCGAACAGGGTTTTTACCTCGCTTTCATCAAGAGAACTGGTAGGTTCATCGAGGATCAGGGCCCGGCAGTTGATATCGATCGCCCTGGCAATAGCCACCATCTGCTGAATGGCCACTGAATACTCTCCCAGGGGTTTGGATACATCGATGTTCAGACCGACTTCCTTGAGAGCCTGGCGGGCCATGGCCTCCATTGTCTTCCATTTAATGCCCCCGAAAAGATTCAGCGGCTGCCGTTCGAGAAACATGTTCTCTGCAACGGAGATATTCGGGCAAAGGTTGACCTCCTGGTACACCGTGCTGATTCCATTTCGCTGGGCTTCCTCGGGAGAATGGTTCACCACAGGGCCGTCCTGCCCCTGCACCCGGATTTCTCCGGCATCCATCTCATAAACCCCGGTCAGTACCTTAATCAGGGTGCTTTTTCCAGCACCGTTTTCCCCCATAAGGGCATGGATTTCGCCGCTTTTCAAAGAAAAATCCACGTTTTTCAGTGCCTGTACCCCGGGAAATGTCTTATCTATATGACGCATGGTCAAAATACTGTTATCTTCCATCCCTTTCCCTTCTTCCGGCTTGGTCGGGTCCAATAAAAAAAGGCAGGGATGCAAAGCACCCCATACCTTTTCACTTTTTTTGCAGATCAGTACATTCTGGTAGGAAGAATCTCTTTCGCGTTGGAGGTATCGAAAACCTCTTCCACGACATACTGGATTTTATCGACCTTCTCACCCCGCTCAAGCTTCTGGATGATCTCTGCCACCCGGGGACCGTGAAGAGGATTACATTCAACAGAGCAGTTGATCTCACCGGCTATCATCCGGTTGAAGGCCTCGTGCACTGCATCGAAGGAGATAATTATAATATCCTTGCCAGGCTGCTTTCCCACTGCCTTGATAGCGTCGATAGCACCGAAGGCCATATTGTCGTTTTCGGCGAATACAACATCGATGTCAGGGTACGCCTTCAGGAAAGATTCCATAACTTCCTGCCCCTTGGCCTGAGTAAATTCTCCGGTTTGTTTTGCAAGGAGTTTGAATTTCGGATTTGCATCGATACCTGCCAGGATTCCCTGGGTACGTCCGACCTGTGCGGAAGATCCGATTGTTCCCTGAAGAAGAACAATGTTCAGCTCCTGGCTGGCCAGACCGTTTTTCTTGACATAGTCATTCAGCCATTTAACGCCGTCCTGACCTTCCTTGAGGAAGTTTCCACCAACCCATGCTGTATAGAGGCTGTCGTCGGAAACATCCATCATGCGGTCAGAGAGGATAACGGGAATCCCGGCAGCCTTTGCTTCGCTGAGAACGGTTTCCCAGCCGGTCTCTACAACCGGTGCCACCACGATGTAATCCACATCCTGCTGAATAAAATTGCGGATCGCCTTGATCTGATTCTGCTGTTTCTGTTGAGCATCATCAAAAATAAGCCGATAGCCGTTTTCTTCAACAAAAGTACTTTTGAAGGATTCCGTGTTTGCCGTTCGCCAGTCAGACTCAGCACCGACCTGAGCATAGCCGACAACAATCAGATCATCCTCTGCACCTGCGGCAGCCTCGTCCTGTCCACCTGCGAACACATAGCCGAGGGAGAATACCGCCAAGACCATGAAAATCACTAATACCTTTTTC
This window contains:
- a CDS encoding sugar ABC transporter ATP-binding protein, with protein sequence MEDNSILTMRHIDKTFPGVQALKNVDFSLKSGEIHALMGENGAGKSTLIKVLTGVYEMDAGEIRVQGQDGPVVNHSPEEAQRNGISTVYQEVNLCPNISVAENMFLERQPLNLFGGIKWKTMEAMARQALKEVGLNIDVSKPLGEYSVAIQQMVAIARAIDINCRALILDEPTSSLDESEVKTLFEVMRNLKKQGVGIIFVTHFLEQVYEICDSITVLRNGALVGTYRVAELPKVQLVARMLGREFDDLAEIKSVKADSDSGSTESIMVRARDLTRAGMIDPFNLIIKKGEVIGLAGLLGSGRSELARLLYCAEKPDRGELLVRETPVRTRAPIDSMKLGMAFLPEDRKEEGILEDLSVRENLLIALQAKTGILKLLPEAKQNELAEKYIELLQIKTPSPETLVKQLSGGNQQKVILGRWLITNPEFLILDEPTRGIDVGTKTEIQKLIIDLAKQGVTVLFISSEIEEMLRTVNRLCILCDRQKVGELNNDDITQHDVMTAIAGGAQTHES
- a CDS encoding ABC transporter substrate-binding protein; this translates as MKKVLVIFMVLAVFSLGYVFAGGQDEAAAGAEDDLIVVGYAQVGAESDWRTANTESFKSTFVEENGYRLIFDDAQQKQQNQIKAIRNFIQQDVDYIVVAPVVETGWETVLSEAKAAGIPVILSDRMMDVSDDSLYTAWVGGNFLKEGQDGVKWLNDYVKKNGLASQELNIVLLQGTIGSSAQVGRTQGILAGIDANPKFKLLAKQTGEFTQAKGQEVMESFLKAYPDIDVVFAENDNMAFGAIDAIKAVGKQPGKDIIIISFDAVHEAFNRMIAGEINCSVECNPLHGPRVAEIIQKLERGEKVDKIQYVVEEVFDTSNAKEILPTRMY